The Allocatelliglobosispora scoriae genome contains a region encoding:
- a CDS encoding SCO2522 family protein, whose amino-acid sequence MDRPVNPSYREATAQDRVEGVVLAHLSIELGHLYMDDFRAGPDRLREMFAAVAPWVQAAKRRCAAEVTGKARISTCFLIDDYFTVFSSPREVIPQLMAAAGEAGLQLDYVARESACAVADRVPVAELVAARLVADPPPGTNGSRPPVQQTGWLCNGSRSPQTVVEEAMSAARTWQPPRENGAVNHSVFLDVELWRDTPAGRLYACAFLASVWQLLRLGLIRDNGVPVATAQPWDGGAFPDQWSALAPVTRLRPEAAAFAAYTTFSVLASRFLPVEHAVRTILSQVSTERALAAMVAERALGEKLTLSPEIVGRIRYAFD is encoded by the coding sequence GTGGATCGGCCTGTGAACCCCAGCTACCGCGAGGCCACGGCACAGGACCGCGTCGAGGGCGTCGTCCTCGCGCACCTCTCCATCGAGCTGGGCCACCTCTACATGGACGACTTCCGGGCGGGCCCGGACCGGCTGCGGGAGATGTTCGCCGCGGTCGCCCCGTGGGTGCAGGCCGCCAAGCGGCGATGTGCGGCCGAGGTCACCGGCAAGGCCAGGATCAGCACCTGCTTCCTCATCGACGACTACTTCACCGTGTTCTCCTCGCCTCGCGAGGTGATCCCGCAGCTCATGGCCGCAGCGGGTGAGGCGGGACTGCAGCTCGACTACGTGGCACGGGAGTCGGCGTGCGCGGTGGCCGACCGGGTGCCGGTCGCGGAGCTCGTCGCCGCGCGGCTCGTCGCCGATCCGCCACCGGGCACCAACGGTTCGCGCCCGCCGGTCCAGCAGACCGGATGGCTCTGCAACGGCAGCCGCTCGCCGCAGACGGTGGTCGAGGAGGCGATGAGCGCCGCCCGGACCTGGCAGCCACCGAGGGAGAACGGCGCGGTCAACCACTCGGTCTTCCTCGATGTCGAGCTGTGGCGCGACACCCCGGCCGGGCGGCTCTACGCCTGTGCCTTCCTCGCCTCCGTCTGGCAGCTCCTGCGGCTCGGGCTGATCCGGGACAACGGCGTGCCGGTCGCGACCGCCCAGCCCTGGGACGGCGGCGCCTTCCCCGATCAGTGGAGCGCGCTGGCGCCCGTCACCCGGCTTCGGCCCGAGGCGGCGGCTTTCGCGGCGTACACCACCTTTTCGGTTCTGGCTTCTCGCTTTTTGCCCGTGGAGCACGCGGTCCGGACCATCCTGAGCCAGGTCAGCACGGAGCGCGCGCTCGCCGCGATGGTCGCGGAGCGCGCGCTCGGGGAGAAGCTCACGCTGTCGCCGGAGATCGTCGGACGCATCCGGTACGCCTTCGATTAA
- a CDS encoding DUF6879 family protein yields the protein MADNGFTPSTFKSQIITKVGVSALFGLVAFGLSAALDAKTSESVLLGIGASVFVSGVAFLTQFLIEVDQRVGEARTGLRGLETSFTNHIDATQKLIRDEFAKISEATQLFGLVEASALKTDAMTQLVKNATTVEYSTPSLIFDFAQAEVARLSGYLKDLGQGGDVTYEGEDRDWLLGLTKVATQTIDATSLTTVDAGGRGFVDGGLWTSDLGQLYLEAQREAIRRGVEIRRVFIMDRPVQMDLEFTNILDEHVAIGVQVRTLMPNDIMATRRATLFDFIVFDGVLSYQATTASRVAEQGRPIIVTSTLVSNPTRVTERIDRFHDLWANGKPYPPIG from the coding sequence ATGGCCGACAACGGATTCACGCCCAGCACATTCAAGTCCCAGATCATCACCAAGGTCGGTGTCAGTGCACTCTTCGGCCTGGTCGCGTTCGGTCTCTCCGCGGCGCTCGACGCCAAGACGTCGGAGAGCGTCCTGCTGGGCATCGGCGCGTCGGTCTTCGTCAGCGGCGTGGCGTTCCTGACGCAGTTCCTCATCGAGGTGGACCAGCGGGTCGGCGAAGCGCGCACGGGGCTGCGCGGGCTGGAGACGAGCTTCACCAACCACATCGACGCGACGCAGAAGCTGATCCGGGACGAGTTCGCCAAGATCAGCGAAGCGACCCAGCTCTTCGGACTGGTCGAGGCGTCGGCGCTGAAGACGGACGCGATGACCCAGCTGGTGAAGAACGCGACCACCGTCGAATACTCCACCCCGTCGCTCATCTTCGACTTCGCCCAGGCCGAGGTCGCCCGGCTCTCGGGCTACCTCAAGGATCTCGGCCAGGGCGGTGACGTGACCTATGAGGGCGAGGACCGCGACTGGCTGCTGGGCCTGACCAAGGTCGCGACGCAGACGATCGACGCGACCAGCCTCACCACGGTCGACGCGGGCGGCCGGGGATTCGTCGACGGCGGCCTCTGGACCAGCGATCTCGGCCAGCTCTACCTGGAGGCGCAGCGCGAGGCGATCCGGCGCGGGGTCGAGATCCGGCGGGTCTTCATCATGGATCGGCCGGTCCAGATGGATCTGGAGTTCACCAACATCCTCGACGAGCACGTCGCCATCGGCGTACAGGTGCGGACGCTGATGCCCAACGACATCATGGCCACCCGCCGGGCCACCCTCTTCGACTTCATCGTCTTCGACGGCGTGCTCAGCTATCAGGCGACCACCGCGTCCCGCGTCGCCGAGCAGGGGCGGCCGATCATCGTGACGAGCACGCTCGTCTCCAACCCGACGCGGGTCACCGAGCGCATCGATCGCTTCCACGACCTGTGGGCCAACGGGAAGCCGTACCCGCCGATCGGTTAA
- a CDS encoding SDR family NAD(P)-dependent oxidoreductase, whose amino-acid sequence MTFEAALPRFDVRDQVALVTGAARGLGRSIALALAEAGAHVALGLRDIDADGGVAAEIAARGRRALPLQLDVARTEQIAPAMQAVVDEFGRLDILVNNAGIALGGRAEAVTEADFDQTLAVNLKGTFFASQAAGKIMISQGYGRIVNLGSQAGAIALPGEAVYCMTKAAIAHLTKCLAVEWGRHGINVNAVAPTFVRTPGTAEVLADQAFHDDVVERIAALHRIGEPIEVAGVVVFLASPAASLITGETVLIDGGWTAR is encoded by the coding sequence ATGACCTTCGAGGCCGCGCTGCCCAGGTTCGACGTCCGCGACCAGGTGGCACTCGTCACCGGCGCCGCCCGAGGGCTGGGCCGCTCGATCGCCCTGGCGCTCGCCGAGGCGGGCGCCCACGTCGCGCTCGGCCTGCGCGACATCGACGCCGACGGGGGAGTCGCCGCCGAGATAGCCGCCCGCGGCCGCCGGGCGCTGCCGCTGCAGCTCGATGTCGCCCGCACGGAGCAGATCGCCCCGGCGATGCAGGCGGTCGTCGACGAGTTCGGCCGCCTCGACATCCTGGTCAACAACGCGGGCATCGCGCTGGGCGGCCGCGCCGAGGCCGTCACGGAGGCCGACTTCGACCAGACGCTCGCGGTCAACCTCAAGGGCACGTTCTTCGCCAGCCAGGCCGCGGGCAAAATCATGATCAGCCAGGGGTACGGGCGCATAGTGAACCTGGGTTCGCAGGCCGGTGCCATCGCCCTGCCCGGCGAAGCCGTCTACTGCATGACCAAGGCGGCGATCGCCCATCTGACCAAGTGCCTCGCCGTGGAGTGGGGCCGCCACGGGATCAACGTCAACGCCGTGGCGCCGACCTTCGTCAGGACGCCGGGAACCGCCGAGGTGCTCGCCGACCAGGCGTTCCACGACGATGTGGTGGAGCGGATCGCCGCGCTGCACCGCATCGGCGAGCCGATCGAGGTGGCCGGGGTGGTCGTGTTCCTGGCCTCGCCGGCGGCATCGTTGATCACGGGGGAGACGGTGTTGATCGACGGTGGTTGGACGGCCCGGTGA
- a CDS encoding aminotransferase-like domain-containing protein encodes MLSVVQFTSRPGILDLGWGHPSADALPGEAWAAAVAQTMAEHGPQALAYGFAPGPAPLREWLADHLATTDTLPVDPEQIFVTAGASHALDLVTSLLTGPGDVVLTGSPTYHLAPPILTRQGAEVLPLPGDDDGIDPAAARRTIDSMRRAGRRIALLYLVPVFANPTGRSLPADRRAALIGLARRGGFPIVEDDTYRELWFGDPAPPSLWSESAGSGVIRIGSFAKTVAPGLRLGFVTADRDLVDRLAGLGFIVSGGGINHFAAMTLAVFGTSGRYADHVARLRHHYADRRDTLTTALRRARPELLVPDPAGGWFVWLPLPTGVTATRLIAVAERHGVSFVPGTQFHPGSPGAGSGAGDDRIRLAFSMLTDRELVEAAGRLAAALERA; translated from the coding sequence ATGCTGTCGGTCGTCCAGTTCACGAGCCGCCCGGGAATCCTCGACCTCGGCTGGGGACACCCGTCCGCCGACGCGCTCCCCGGCGAGGCCTGGGCGGCGGCGGTCGCGCAGACGATGGCGGAGCACGGCCCGCAGGCCCTCGCCTACGGATTCGCGCCCGGACCGGCACCGCTGCGGGAGTGGCTCGCCGACCACCTCGCCACCACGGACACCCTGCCGGTCGACCCCGAGCAGATCTTCGTCACCGCGGGCGCATCGCACGCCCTGGACCTGGTCACGTCGTTGCTGACCGGGCCCGGCGACGTGGTGCTCACCGGCTCGCCGACCTATCACCTCGCCCCGCCGATCCTCACGCGTCAGGGCGCTGAGGTCCTGCCTCTGCCCGGCGACGACGACGGCATCGACCCGGCGGCCGCGCGGCGGACCATCGACTCCATGCGCCGAGCCGGTCGCCGGATCGCGCTGCTCTATCTCGTGCCGGTCTTCGCCAACCCGACCGGGCGGTCCCTGCCCGCCGACCGCCGCGCCGCCCTGATCGGGCTGGCCCGCCGCGGCGGCTTCCCGATCGTCGAGGACGACACCTATCGGGAGCTGTGGTTCGGCGACCCGGCACCGCCGTCGCTGTGGAGCGAGAGTGCCGGGTCGGGTGTCATCCGGATCGGCTCCTTCGCCAAGACCGTCGCACCGGGTCTGCGCCTGGGATTCGTCACCGCCGATCGCGACCTCGTCGACCGGCTGGCCGGGCTCGGTTTCATCGTCAGCGGCGGCGGGATCAACCACTTCGCCGCGATGACGCTGGCCGTCTTCGGCACCTCCGGCCGGTACGCCGACCACGTGGCCCGGCTGCGCCACCACTACGCCGACCGGCGCGACACGTTGACCACGGCACTGCGCCGGGCCCGGCCCGAGCTGCTCGTGCCGGACCCGGCCGGGGGCTGGTTCGTCTGGCTGCCCCTCCCGACCGGGGTCACGGCGACGCGGTTGATCGCGGTGGCGGAGCGGCACGGCGTCTCGTTCGTGCCCGGCACGCAGTTCCATCCCGGCTCGCCCGGCGCGGGTTCCGGGGCCGGTGACGACCGGATTCGGCTGGCGTTCTCGATGCTCACGGACCGGGAGCTGGTCGAGGCGGCGGGGCGGCTCGCTGCGGCGCTGGAGCGGGCCTGA
- a CDS encoding SCO2523 family variant P-loop protein — protein sequence MLVFATSDKGGTGRSVTSSNLAYRRSLLGGNVVYLDFDFGSPTAGTIFNIDEVMRGTRNGGLHSYLRGVAGQPLRLDVWSTSDRSSLRGRPDGAGQLVLLPGDIGGAEFSSNDEVIRRCVQLLLRVDEEFDLCIVDLSAGRSYATDVVIAATARPEMRGVDARWLVYHRWTRQHIIAAHGLVFGDRGLVDQGVAMGHDRQKLIDSIRFVRTAVVDPDSETLAGLRPEQVAWLEVCNRDLQRLAASVQIGRMNTVGIIPLDPVLQWREQLITDADTVTRQIANQATVEAFVSLAKRLEDDAAWIGL from the coding sequence ATGCTGGTCTTCGCCACCTCGGACAAGGGCGGCACCGGCCGCTCGGTCACCAGCAGCAACCTCGCCTATCGCCGCTCACTGCTCGGCGGCAACGTGGTCTATCTCGACTTCGACTTCGGCTCGCCGACCGCCGGCACCATCTTCAACATCGACGAGGTGATGCGCGGGACGCGCAACGGCGGGCTCCACTCCTATCTGCGGGGCGTCGCGGGCCAGCCGCTGCGACTGGACGTCTGGTCCACCTCCGACCGGAGCAGCCTGCGCGGCCGACCCGACGGGGCCGGCCAGCTCGTCCTGCTGCCGGGCGACATCGGCGGAGCCGAGTTCTCCTCCAATGACGAGGTGATCCGGCGCTGCGTGCAGCTGCTGCTGCGGGTGGACGAGGAGTTCGACCTCTGCATCGTCGATCTCAGCGCGGGTCGCTCCTACGCCACCGATGTCGTGATCGCGGCGACGGCGCGGCCGGAGATGCGGGGCGTGGACGCCCGCTGGCTCGTCTATCACCGCTGGACCCGGCAGCACATCATCGCCGCGCACGGCCTGGTCTTCGGCGATCGGGGCCTCGTCGACCAGGGCGTGGCGATGGGCCACGATCGCCAGAAGCTCATCGACTCGATCAGGTTCGTCCGGACCGCCGTGGTCGACCCCGACTCGGAGACGCTCGCCGGGCTGCGGCCCGAGCAGGTCGCCTGGCTGGAGGTCTGCAACCGGGACCTGCAGCGCCTCGCGGCGAGCGTGCAGATCGGCCGGATGAACACGGTCGGGATCATCCCGCTCGACCCGGTGCTGCAGTGGCGGGAGCAGCTCATCACCGACGCCGACACCGTCACCCGTCAGATCGCCAACCAGGCCACCGTGGAGGCGTTCGTCAGCCTCGCCAAGCGACTGGAGGATGATGCGGCGTGGATCGGCCTGTGA
- a CDS encoding sigma-70 family RNA polymerase sigma factor: MSRSATAEIAVMRVVRRSVGDFDDFYAAGFQPLALQLYAYLGDLGLAQDLTQEAFCRALGRWKRISTDDEPVAWVRRTAWSLATKPGRAGAVTRGRRQELIEVGARRLALAEALATLPPNHRRAVVLHHLARLSVAEIAEQERIPQGTAQNRLDQGQAALAAALRKDS, encoded by the coding sequence GTGTCACGTTCAGCGACTGCGGAGATCGCGGTCATGCGGGTGGTGAGGAGATCCGTCGGGGACTTCGACGACTTCTACGCCGCCGGCTTCCAACCACTGGCGTTGCAGCTCTACGCGTACCTGGGGGATCTTGGTTTGGCTCAGGATCTTACTCAGGAGGCCTTCTGCCGCGCGCTCGGCAGGTGGAAGCGGATCAGCACCGACGACGAGCCGGTCGCCTGGGTGCGCCGGACGGCCTGGAGCCTGGCGACGAAGCCGGGGAGGGCCGGCGCGGTCACGCGCGGGCGCCGCCAGGAGCTGATCGAGGTCGGGGCGCGGCGGCTCGCCCTCGCCGAGGCGCTCGCGACCCTGCCGCCGAATCACCGCCGAGCCGTGGTGCTGCACCACCTGGCCCGGCTCAGCGTTGCCGAGATAGCCGAGCAGGAGCGGATCCCGCAGGGGACCGCGCAGAACCGGCTCGATCAGGGACAGGCCGCGCTCGCCGCGGCCCTCAGGAAGGACAGCTAG
- a CDS encoding SCO2521 family protein → MIERQHLVTIGEVHTGLLQNSIAVSARSASELLSLVMGQRVRRSDRPIAHAVSPETISGVDCPILGTGRRVRGIGTVTARAVLTGGHIVQGSAHARVVRGEGTHRQPWSYYLTNPGQIETISGRGDGDLLADGFLGPAHRDGIDLASIAARTMDAVQDRPELDRRASFRTSRTRLRWAFSAGDRSTMTFTVENEVSRTLRLPSITAETADLADFCEDLALHDWLLTTLLSLIERTRLGSASRAEAIERLRPAIDHLLHLWMPAARTEHGLAELWRGLERRPGFTRQWQVNVDRIRDQLALAGMERQGR, encoded by the coding sequence TTGATCGAGCGACAGCACCTCGTGACGATCGGGGAAGTCCACACCGGTCTCCTGCAGAACTCGATCGCCGTGTCGGCCCGGTCCGCGAGCGAGTTGCTGAGCCTCGTCATGGGACAGCGGGTCCGCAGATCCGATCGGCCGATCGCGCATGCCGTCTCCCCCGAGACGATCAGCGGCGTCGACTGCCCCATTCTCGGCACCGGGCGACGTGTCCGGGGCATCGGCACGGTCACCGCACGAGCCGTCCTCACCGGCGGCCACATCGTGCAGGGATCGGCCCACGCCCGGGTCGTCCGCGGCGAGGGCACTCACCGGCAGCCGTGGTCCTACTACCTCACCAACCCCGGGCAGATCGAGACGATCAGCGGCCGGGGCGACGGCGACCTCCTCGCCGATGGCTTCCTCGGCCCCGCGCACCGCGACGGCATCGACCTCGCCTCGATCGCCGCCCGGACGATGGACGCCGTCCAGGATCGGCCGGAGCTCGACCGCCGCGCCTCCTTCCGGACATCGCGGACCCGCCTGCGCTGGGCGTTCAGCGCCGGTGACCGGTCGACGATGACGTTCACCGTGGAGAACGAGGTCTCCCGCACGCTGCGGCTGCCCTCGATCACGGCGGAGACGGCGGACCTCGCCGACTTCTGCGAGGACCTCGCGCTGCACGACTGGCTGCTCACCACCCTGCTGTCGCTGATCGAGCGCACCCGGCTCGGTTCCGCGTCGCGAGCGGAGGCGATCGAGCGGCTCCGGCCCGCGATCGACCACCTGCTGCACCTGTGGATGCCCGCCGCCCGCACCGAGCACGGGCTCGCCGAGCTGTGGCGAGGCCTCGAACGGCGTCCCGGCTTCACCCGTCAGTGGCAGGTCAACGTCGACCGCATCCGGGATCAACTCGCCCTCGCCGGGATGGAACGGCAAGGGCGATAA
- a CDS encoding SCO2524 family protein, which translates to MRIQPRQQLLEIWRATAEAAYPLVDGKRQWQWGGREGPNSISDAEQLLCLMFPATEIERFRIGSPNQTEDDVLVALKPLGGAIEIPQVMITVLTDYLTRYSDEDGSPIFSGGSLFTPINSGEHPVQEQRDLDVVESYAASITLMLATLGFVKELNPQVSRPEVRAQLDKLEGLANLRLSAAMVGLLRSFSVYVFPIEGDYADALLRTVNQGLEPRRKIVADLREALKETAAGLRDLTAGLRDMDEIERPDRFFECGWSWGVTQGKEEIPWVTASGKQREGVALDAPYLYFTVVALDGISDLFTERTRLQGLLDEEQVRLSAALRLRWELTQKYWSTIASLGAGRWPLEDIPWRTVDGVESDYFSLLVTSIAARDLTGSPNDGDLSRLGEVLKELANRARITRRPTANDPALALHTTGVRIDLDGTDTLGPALSWVAVDFAQLLLKRVIRVASLINRVELRAQLLHLADQVWSHVAQRRMIDEMHGPGLWDQPASVYDRGLAVFEQPSWHHTVRVVEALVNAAGMAGSHPLRSEKLIEFTQDLLAEAEHLFDQELLIGATERGPAMRVKLETVRQQLRRAREITADRPGSAVALLLSVLRDLDGFQAARQDVLGAS; encoded by the coding sequence ATGAGAATCCAGCCGCGACAGCAACTCCTCGAGATCTGGCGGGCGACCGCCGAGGCCGCCTATCCGCTGGTCGACGGCAAGCGCCAGTGGCAATGGGGCGGACGCGAAGGTCCTAATTCGATCTCGGACGCCGAGCAGTTGCTATGCCTCATGTTCCCGGCCACGGAGATCGAGCGGTTCCGCATCGGGTCGCCGAACCAGACCGAGGACGACGTGCTGGTGGCCCTCAAGCCGCTCGGCGGGGCGATCGAGATCCCGCAGGTGATGATCACCGTTCTCACCGACTACCTGACCCGCTACTCCGATGAGGACGGTTCGCCGATCTTCTCCGGCGGCAGCCTCTTCACCCCGATCAACAGTGGCGAGCACCCGGTTCAGGAGCAGCGCGACCTCGACGTGGTCGAGTCCTACGCCGCGTCGATCACGCTGATGCTCGCCACGCTCGGCTTCGTCAAGGAGCTCAACCCCCAGGTCAGCCGCCCTGAAGTGCGAGCGCAGCTGGACAAGCTCGAGGGGCTCGCCAACCTGCGCCTCTCGGCGGCGATGGTCGGCCTGCTGCGCAGCTTCAGCGTCTACGTCTTCCCCATCGAGGGCGACTACGCGGACGCGCTGCTGCGGACCGTCAACCAGGGCCTGGAGCCGCGTCGCAAGATCGTCGCCGACCTGCGCGAAGCCCTGAAGGAGACCGCTGCCGGGCTGCGCGACCTCACCGCCGGCCTGCGCGACATGGACGAGATCGAGCGGCCCGACCGGTTCTTCGAGTGCGGCTGGTCCTGGGGCGTCACGCAGGGCAAGGAAGAGATCCCCTGGGTGACCGCATCGGGCAAGCAACGCGAAGGTGTCGCGCTCGACGCGCCCTACCTCTACTTCACCGTCGTGGCGCTCGACGGCATCTCCGACCTCTTCACCGAGCGCACCCGCCTGCAGGGCCTGCTCGACGAGGAGCAGGTGCGGCTCTCGGCGGCGCTCCGCCTGCGCTGGGAGCTGACCCAGAAATACTGGAGCACCATCGCCTCCCTCGGCGCCGGTCGCTGGCCGCTGGAGGACATCCCGTGGCGCACGGTCGACGGCGTCGAGTCCGACTACTTCAGCCTCCTGGTCACCTCGATCGCGGCGCGCGATCTCACCGGCAGTCCCAACGACGGTGACCTGAGCCGCCTCGGCGAGGTGCTCAAGGAACTCGCCAACCGGGCACGGATCACCCGGCGGCCCACCGCCAACGACCCTGCGCTCGCCCTGCACACCACGGGCGTCCGGATCGATCTCGACGGCACGGACACGCTGGGTCCGGCGCTGAGCTGGGTCGCCGTCGACTTCGCGCAGCTCCTGCTCAAGCGCGTCATTCGCGTCGCGAGCCTGATCAACCGGGTGGAGCTGCGCGCGCAGCTCCTCCACCTCGCCGACCAGGTCTGGAGCCATGTCGCCCAGCGGCGCATGATCGACGAGATGCACGGCCCCGGCCTCTGGGACCAGCCGGCCAGTGTCTACGACCGGGGCCTGGCGGTCTTCGAGCAGCCGTCCTGGCACCACACCGTCCGCGTGGTCGAGGCCCTGGTCAACGCGGCCGGCATGGCCGGATCACACCCGCTGCGCAGCGAGAAGCTCATCGAGTTCACGCAGGACCTGCTCGCCGAGGCCGAACACCTCTTCGACCAGGAGCTCCTCATCGGTGCGACCGAGCGCGGGCCGGCGATGAGGGTCAAGCTGGAGACGGTCCGCCAGCAGTTGCGCCGGGCGCGGGAGATCACCGCCGACCGGCCCGGCAGTGCGGTCGCGCTGCTCCTGTCGGTGCTGCGGGACCTCGACGGCTTCCAGGCCGCGCGGCAGGACGTTCTGGGGGCGTCGTAG
- a CDS encoding helix-turn-helix domain-containing protein — protein MSIDTEWTAIPNVAKAAQAGNYGFVLRVARTAAGMTLEEAAGLAAVSPSTLSRMETNPRRTWDVKELRRLAELFAIPAHLFGLSRSTADNDTASLGTDVDEGGDDMRRRDLIASTAAVVTGAITLTGMPAPAAAHGLVDTVEDVLFGNLTAAPIPGNQLAAQLAAARADFRATRYTQLARRLPRLLARATAGRDAASITEAPVAAARLAQAYAIATQLLIKLHDNGMAWSTADRAVQAARNADDPIILAEAQRLAATVMRRTHHRDGAQRLTLDTARRLHADTGLPDAASSALYGQILAASAYTAAMRDDRDTAWTLMVEAEAAARQVGASSGERFNMIEVAVYKISVARMLGDYGTAVEYARLVDPTKIASPERRARYWEDTALALNGRGKHQAAYQSLLNAERDTPQEIRYRPWAQELARELLTLEGRTGMAGIRSFANLIGAV, from the coding sequence TTGAGCATCGACACCGAGTGGACGGCGATACCCAACGTCGCGAAAGCCGCCCAAGCCGGGAACTACGGCTTTGTTCTGCGGGTGGCCCGCACCGCTGCGGGCATGACCCTGGAAGAGGCCGCCGGGCTGGCCGCCGTGTCACCGTCCACGCTCAGCCGGATGGAAACCAACCCGAGACGCACCTGGGACGTGAAGGAACTTCGCCGACTGGCGGAGCTGTTCGCGATCCCGGCGCACCTGTTCGGGTTGTCGCGATCGACCGCAGACAACGACACCGCTAGCCTTGGCACAGATGTCGATGAAGGTGGTGACGATATGCGCCGACGAGACCTGATCGCCTCGACCGCAGCCGTGGTAACCGGAGCGATCACCCTGACCGGCATGCCAGCTCCGGCCGCCGCGCACGGCCTCGTCGACACCGTCGAAGACGTCCTGTTCGGCAACCTCACCGCAGCGCCGATCCCCGGCAACCAGCTTGCGGCCCAGCTCGCCGCAGCCAGAGCCGATTTCCGGGCCACCCGCTACACCCAGCTCGCCCGTCGCCTGCCACGCCTGCTCGCCCGGGCCACGGCGGGCCGTGACGCCGCAAGCATCACCGAGGCGCCGGTGGCCGCCGCCCGCCTCGCCCAGGCGTACGCGATCGCCACCCAGCTGCTGATCAAGCTCCACGACAACGGCATGGCCTGGTCGACCGCCGACCGCGCCGTCCAAGCCGCCCGCAACGCCGACGACCCGATCATCCTCGCCGAAGCACAACGACTCGCCGCGACCGTCATGCGCCGTACCCACCACCGCGACGGCGCCCAGCGGCTCACGCTCGACACTGCCCGCCGACTCCACGCCGACACCGGCCTGCCCGATGCCGCCAGCAGTGCCCTGTACGGGCAGATCCTCGCGGCCTCGGCCTACACCGCAGCCATGCGCGACGATCGGGACACCGCCTGGACGCTCATGGTCGAAGCCGAGGCCGCCGCCCGTCAAGTGGGTGCCTCAAGCGGCGAACGCTTCAACATGATCGAGGTCGCCGTCTACAAGATCAGCGTGGCCAGGATGCTCGGCGACTACGGGACCGCCGTCGAGTACGCCCGCCTCGTGGATCCCACTAAGATCGCCTCGCCCGAGCGACGCGCCCGCTATTGGGAAGACACCGCCCTGGCACTCAACGGTCGGGGGAAGCACCAAGCCGCATACCAGAGCCTTCTCAACGCAGAGCGAGACACTCCACAGGAAATTCGTTACCGTCCCTGGGCTCAGGAACTCGCTCGCGAGCTCCTGACTCTCGAAGGCCGGACAGGCATGGCAGGCATACGCAGCTTCGCGAATTTGATCGGCGCCGTCTGA
- a CDS encoding FAD-dependent oxidoreductase, translating into MVTPAKTDVIVIGAGVSGLTTGVCLAEAGLSVRLLSDRQLTATTSAAAGASWSPYMLGDDQRVIGWGERTREVLQALAADADHGVSMVLGIDAVRQEEDPPDWVLRLPRYRLCEPHEVPTGFRSGWWYEIPLIDMPVYLGYLERRLRRAGGTIEKSHRVEALGDVSGSGRVTVNCTGIGARTLVPDDSLRAVQGLLVVVDQPEPRIEHFFQDDADEGDLLYILPHRDVVVLGGCALPGDVEIGDDAAAAIMARCFEVEPRLRGQRVVAIRHGVRPKRKTARVERDEVDGHPLVHNYGHGGSGVTVSWGCAEEALGLVRAALAEVDALI; encoded by the coding sequence ATGGTGACACCTGCGAAAACCGACGTAATAGTCATCGGCGCGGGCGTGTCCGGGTTGACCACCGGGGTATGTCTTGCGGAAGCGGGGCTGTCGGTTCGCCTACTGTCGGATCGCCAGCTCACCGCGACGACCTCAGCAGCGGCTGGGGCCAGTTGGAGTCCTTACATGTTAGGAGATGATCAACGTGTGATCGGCTGGGGCGAGCGGACCCGGGAGGTCCTGCAGGCCCTCGCCGCCGACGCCGATCACGGCGTGAGCATGGTGCTCGGCATCGACGCCGTACGCCAGGAGGAAGACCCTCCTGATTGGGTGCTCCGGCTGCCCCGCTATCGCCTCTGCGAGCCGCACGAGGTGCCGACCGGCTTCCGCAGCGGCTGGTGGTACGAGATCCCCCTCATCGACATGCCCGTCTACCTCGGCTATCTGGAACGACGCCTGCGCCGGGCCGGTGGGACGATCGAGAAGTCCCACCGTGTCGAAGCGCTGGGCGATGTCAGCGGCTCGGGCCGGGTGACCGTCAACTGCACCGGCATCGGCGCCCGGACCCTCGTTCCCGACGACAGCCTGCGGGCCGTGCAGGGGCTGCTCGTCGTCGTCGACCAGCCGGAGCCGAGGATCGAGCACTTCTTCCAGGACGACGCCGACGAGGGCGATCTGCTCTACATCCTGCCGCACCGGGACGTCGTGGTCCTCGGTGGTTGCGCCCTGCCCGGGGATGTCGAGATCGGCGACGACGCGGCCGCCGCGATCATGGCTCGCTGCTTCGAGGTCGAACCCCGGCTGCGTGGACAGAGGGTGGTCGCGATCCGGCACGGCGTGCGGCCCAAGCGCAAGACCGCCCGGGTCGAGCGCGACGAGGTCGACGGGCATCCGCTGGTGCACAACTACGGGCACGGCGGCTCCGGGGTGACGGTCTCGTGGGGCTGCGCGGAGGAGGCGCTCGGCCTGGTCAGGGCAGCGCTCGCCGAGGTCGACGCGCTCATCTGA